GGCGGTTTTGGCTTCTTCGCGCCAAGAAACCAAACGGTTTTTAAAATAGCGTTTGCGATCACCAGGCTGAGTGATGTACTCAATCCTATTCATGGTGAGCAGCATATTGAGCGCATTACTAGTGGCACTTTTACTGAGGTTTAAGGTTTCCCGGATGCTATCAAAACTCAAAGCCAGTTCGGGAGAAACCATCAGTAAACCTAAGATCCGAGAAGGGGCAGGGGGAATCCCGCTTTTCTCGTGACTTACGCCCAGTCGCTCAATTAATTCGCGTTGCTTACTGCTTAATTCTACTTTATTCATCTCTTAAATGATGGTACAAAGGTAATTGGTTTTTTTGGTTCTCAAAAAGAAGAACCAAAAATTTTTGTTAAAAGGGGCAAAACGAATGTACTGCCCCTTTCAAATGCTTGTGATTAATACAAATTAGCTTTCACCTCATAGCCATTGATCAAGATATGATAAGCTTGTTCTTTTTTATAGATCGGACTTTTTTGGCTGAGATTGATCAAAGTATTATTGCCGTTTTTCATCACCTGACCGTCTACTGCTTCTTCAGGGTATTCCAATTTTCCATATTGTAAGGATGCCTGCAGGTCAAAAATGGCGGCTTCGGTATTGATGGCCACTTTTAGGTATTTACCATTGATGCTAATTTCCCCACCCGGACCTTGAAGCTTGGCAATATTTAAATCGCATTCATAGCCTTCCAAGCGGTAGTTTTTCTCCAGTCGGCCAATATTGTGCTGAGAGTACTTGCTATTGCCGGCATTAAAATCAATGACAGATCCAACATTCACTTTATCCTCGTAAGAAACACCCACCGTTATAATATCGGCTTTATCAAATTCAAAGCGGCTGTATTTAGAATTGCTGATGGTTACTGTTTTAAGCTCTGGAATAGTATAGCGGCATTCATAACTAATCACTACCAACTCCTGCATACGATCGGCACGAACGCTACTGTATTTTAAATTTCCCTCCATGCGATCAATGGAAAGCGCTTCAATTTCACTTTCATAAGCTTCTACTTCCAGATTGGCAATTGAGGAGGCTTGTAGGTTGCAATATTTAATGTTCAAAAGCATTTTGCCTAATTGCTTGGCTTGGAAGTCATTTTCATAGAGCGTTAGTGAACCCTTGTCTATATTTTGAACACTGGCCTTTCCATAATGCAAATTGAGCTCCCCTTTTTTGATATTATTGACCGCAAACCGGCCACTGTACTGGTTAAGGATAAAGAGGTTTACATCTCCATTAATGCGAAGGTCGCGGTAAGAGTGCTTTATCTTGAGCTTACCTTGAGTTGGCATTTTGATGTGATATTGAAATTGCACTTCCTCTCGTGAGAAGGTGGTGTTTACGATGATAAAGTCTTCCCAGCCAATTTTCACTTTACTGGGCATGCAGTGATAGGTATTGATATGTACAGAATTCCCGGATTTGCTTACGCCATCGCTTACCTTTTGCTGAAAGGTTTTCAGGAATTCCTGGATTTTATCTTCATGTTCCGTTCCGCGGAAGCGAAAAACGGCTTCTACTTCAATTCGCGGTTCATCCCAAACATCGATTAGGACATCGGTATTACTAGCGTCAATTTCAATGTCGGCATCTACAGCAACATCAATTTTAACATGGGCTGTTTTTTCAATTTTAATGGCCTCCTTGGCCAGCAGCGGTTCCAAGCATAAGCTGAGGGCCAGACTATAAATTAATGTTTTCATTTTTTGCATGTTTTTCGTTTCGTTCCAGTTCCATTTGAATGCGCTGTAAGAGGCGCAAACGTTTTTCATAGTTGTCGATCAGAACTGTGATCAGTTCTTCACGGGGCACCAATTCATCGATATCATCACGATAGCGTTGATTGATTTTTTCCAATTCCGCCAGTTCCTCAAAAACCCAATCGTATTCGGGCTTTTGCCGAAGTTGATCCAGGTCTAAATGGGATTCAATCATTTTCAAATCGGCTTGATAGCCCTCCTCTTGTTTTAGAAAGCTCTGAGGCAAGAGGCTTTCGGCTTCGGGTGGCAATTGCTTTTCCGGATAGAACCACCAGATAC
The Croceimicrobium hydrocarbonivorans genome window above contains:
- a CDS encoding GbsR/MarR family transcriptional regulator codes for the protein MNKVELSSKQRELIERLGVSHEKSGIPPAPSRILGLLMVSPELALSFDSIRETLNLSKSATSNALNMLLTMNRIEYITQPGDRKRYFKNRLVSWREEAKTAFERITQVSAILEEVLENRPKNTPEFNENLRDAISFMRFMNQHLPELYLKWEKSKD